The Brassica rapa cultivar Chiifu-401-42 chromosome A10, CAAS_Brap_v3.01, whole genome shotgun sequence genome segment TTTATTAGCTATTGATAATATAATAAGTTTGAAACACtcatatactgaagcctatgaatTTTCGATGGAGGATTATCTACACCGAATTCTATAGAAGAATGATGTATCTTTTAATTAATGATTgcttaagatatttatttaaaaaatgaagatGATCGCATTAAATCTAACTGATTGTATCAGGTAATATATCAAGTTTTTTACATAAAGTTTGCAATAATCGATATATATTCCAACTGCATATCTATCaccgaaagaaagaaaaacgaaaaTCAGTTTAAtcgaataaaccaaaataaatacagCTTATGAAtggttgttatattttaaaagagttaaatctaaaaaaatccaacctaaaaccaaatcGATGCCCACACTAAACAGATCTAATATCTTcttatcttataaatattaaaattaataattttattccgcgcaaggcgcggattatCACCTAGTTTTTGAAAGTAATCTAAAAGCAGAATCATATTTCCTCAACAAACCATTGATCTACTGTGTGTCTAAAGAAttaaatttatacatatatcaaTACAGATATACATATTTGTATGCGTTTAGAGAATACTGTGAGTACTCTCTATTTAATAATTACTCCGTTTCAAATGGACTATTAgaataaaacttttttattaaataattttatttttttatgatttaaatGCAATATTTACCGGAAATTGTCAAAATTACtacatttataatattatttttctatcatattcacactaaccacttttacttTCACTTTTAAagagcaaaaaaatatttataactttagagttaactaatctaaaatTAAGGTTTAAAGTTGAAGGGTGGGGTATGgtttttgaaaaatgaaatttagtattccaataaatatataaataaatactttaaaaatatataatttttaaaaaaatagtttcaaaaataattttcgattttcaaaaagaaattttaaaaaaatacgaaaaaatcaaaacaaaaaaaaaattataaaaattttgaatttgaaaaagtgtaattcgaaaacataattcttttgtattttttaaaataattatttattatatataaaaagaacaatggtataagagtcttttgcctcttaatgaagaatgtatttttaaaaatatatatttaatagtggtaaacatgaataatagtACCAAAAAGtggtaaatatgaaaattatccttgttttacattaattaatctattttaccttaaattaaattaaaaacaataataatagaAAACTTTGATAACTAAATAACGACAAAACTGCTATTTAAGTTTTTTCTAATATGTGTGAAATAATCTTAAACAATATCTTATTTGAAAAAGAGTGAGTATttctaaaaagaaatatatatatatatatatgtatgtgtgtatgtatatgtgtaaattaaaaatatacaccACTATCTTTGTTATCATTTTGGTTTAACCTCTTttaaccatataaatacaattcATCCTAACGTTCTAAGTATCTTTTTTGGTTAAACCATAAAGATAGAGTCATTCATACAAAGAAGAGTTCAAGAGCAATCTAAGGGCGTTTTGGCTGTTACATCAGATTCAAGATTCCTCAAACGAGGAATGAAGTGAAAGGATAGGTAGTTATATGATTTACTCAACACCCGGATGTTGTGGAAGATGTTTTTGATAGATGTCTCAGAGGATGAACCTGTAAACAGAGAGATCAGATCCTTGCAGTCAGAGTGACAAGCTAGGTCCTTAAGACCATTTCCGACTCAActccaaaatattattttagtgtGATTTTGACACAAAAACTTTTTTCAATCTAATActaaaaatcacattatattAGTGCAACACTATAATTTATGACACTATTCACCACATTAAAACactattcatttaatttattaataaaataaataattaaataaatatataaatatatataatattataaaataacttttagTGTGAAGTTTGGTGCTATGGtggagaagaactttttttagtgttgaaattacactaaattagtgtgattttgacactaaaatagtgttatgGGTTGAAGATGCTATAAAATCAGAAGCAACAGCCTCTTTTAGAGCTGCTTTTAGACCCATTTTGTTAACTTTAATTGATACAGAGTacatagaaaaatgaaaaaagaaacaaaatattcgtGAAATGGAAAAGCTAAACAATGTAGCAATATAAGATGTTACAAGGCAGAGGTTACCAATCAAATAAGCCAAAGATGCACTAAACACCAAAACTTTAGATATAACATTTGTACCAATGCCTTTAATCTCGTTGTTAATCTGGTAGTTACAAATTCAAATAGTGAGCATGTAATTTAATAGTTCAACTTGTCCTCTACAATAGTATTAGGTTATTAACTGCTGTAAATAGTTCTTCGCAATTGATGAAACTCGATAATTGATTTCTAACATCTTTCGTGCACCTATTTTGTCAAAGATTTAACAACTTTAACTGAAAGGTTCTTACTTGTCAACCGAGCGACCGATTTTTACTTCAGATATGAGTAAATTGGTGACTATTCATAAATTCTATTTGAAAATTTGTGCGTCACGGAAAGTAAACATTTGCATGCACAATCCGctcatattaaaattttattttttaattttttaagaacaattcattatttttgttttttatgtttttcctttctgatttttttttgtagaccCTTTCTGATTTGTTAGATACTGATAGTTTGGGTTTACAAACTCTACCACAATTTAAATATGGTTCTGTTTGATCATCTGTTAATTTGAGTGATTAAAAgtttaccaaaataaaaaaacttatttaatagacaaaattcagtttaaataaaataaatttgatttgttcTGTTAATTCATTCTTTTGATTTAGATTTCATGTACACTGTTTTTACAAAATTCAATATAACTTTATATGATTTGGAATATATTGGTTCAGAAACATTTCAGAAAATTTCAAGAACAGTTTGGTCCCATAGTAGCTaaccgaaccaaactaaaaacccaacaaattttagtattttacagATTGGTTCACACCATAAGATGAATTCAAATCGATACAAATAATTTGGTTTAGTACGGTTTGAAAAGTTGGTtctatttatattgttttcagatTTTGAGGGGATAATGGTATGCAGtataaaattttgtgtttcttactttacatatatttattgaGCGTTTATTCAAATATACACTCAAACTAATGTATATAATCTAACCATTTTCAATTGAAAACTTCCTTCTAAAACTCTTAAAAGTTTCCctgtaaaaaatataaattcttaTTCTGAGCGGATACATATCCATAAGAAATATcgtataattatgtaaaaccatgtaaattaatacaaaagtgaaaaaaaatccAGCAGTAGACCCCATACAGTCCAGAACTGCCGATTGCGAGCTATCTTAATCTTGTCCTTCTTCACCATATGCTCCCTTCACTctctcgtcttcttcttcttcttctccttccacCACTCTCAGTCGCTCTCTCTAGCCACAACTCAGTGAAATTAATCTTCAcaactttttatttacaaaGCTCTTAGTTTTTATTAACCCTTCCCTAAAACCCTAATCTTGGCTTCTTATATATCTCGTGACTCTTGTTTCTCCGTCCAATCTCTCTCCTTCTCCACTAACTAACCAACTGTGTTCTTTATGTAAAACGTCATCCATAGGCCAGTTTCTTTGGTTTCCATAAAAATCTCAGATTCCAATTGGTTTTATTTTCCCCTTCTCTGCTATTTCATTAAATGATGAACATTTGTAAGAAGAAGCTTTATTTCATCATCCTCTTTCCCTAAAGTTTTGacccttttttttaatttcttcaattttgtatttaaacaATTGAAAAGGGTTCTTCAGAGGGTttaagtgttaaaaaaaaattattttcattttcctcctaaacaaaagagaaaccTTTATGTCATCACTCTCTGTCCTCCACCTAAACAGAGTATAGTCTCATACTGTCTTCAAATCTCGGGAAAAAggcatctcttttttttttcattcagcCAAGAAAAATGTCGGCTTGCTTAAGCAGCGGCGGAGGAGGAGCCGCCGCATATAGTTTCGAGctagaaaaaaagaaatcatcaccaccaccaccaccgtcaAGCTCGACGACAACGagagctacttcaccatcatcAACAATCTCCGAATCATCCAACTCTCCGCTCGCAATCTCAACGAGAAAGCCAAGAAGGCCGCGAAAACGACCAAACCAGACTTACAACGAAGCTGCGGCTCTTCTCTCCACCGCTTACCCCAACCTCTTCCCCTCGTCCTCAAACAACTTGTACTCCAAGAAGAAGACTCATCCCAATCCTCACCTCTACGGATTCGCCGCTAAATCTCCTCTTCTCAGTGACAACGACGACGCTTCCGAGCTTCTTCTCGAATCAATCGAGGAGCCTGACTTTCTCTTTCTCCCGACGATTCAAGCGCGATCGGAGTACTTCTCCGAGCAGAAGGAGGTGAACGTGAATCTATTTGAATTCTCCGACGAGTTCGACGCGGAGTCGATTCTGGACGAGGAGACCGAAGAAGGGATCGATAGTATAATGGGAATAGTCGAATCCAATTCCGGAGAGAATCGTGGCCATCTAATCAGCCGGTTAGAGCATATGATGAAGATGAATCGAAAAGGATTCAAATTCCCGTTGGGACTCGGACTGAGAAGCGCTCTCAGGGAACACAACGACGCGAGCTGGTGCAGGtttcacaccgtcgatttcgAACAGATCTCGCCGCGGATCCAATCCACCGTTAAGGAGGAGAAGATCGAAAGTAAgaagagcaagaagaagaaaaagaagaaagtccccgcggcggcggcggcggttaAGACGGTGCAAATGACGGAAACGTGTAGAGATGATAGTGAGGAGAAATCAGGT includes the following:
- the LOC103845156 gene encoding protein CHLOROPLAST IMPORT APPARATUS 2 isoform X2 — encoded protein: MSACLSSGGGGAAAYSFELEKKKSSPPPPPSSSTTTRATSPSSTISESSNSPLAISTRKPRRPRKRPNQTYNEAAALLSTAYPNLFPSSSNNLYSKKKTHPNPHLYGFAAKSPLLSDNDDASELLLESIEEPDFLFLPTIQARSEYFSEQKEVNVNLFEFSDEFDAESILDEETEEGIDSIMGIVESNSGENRGHLISRLEHMMKMNRKGFKFPLGLGLRSALREHNDASWCRFHTVDFEQISPRIQSTVKEEKIESKKSKKKKKKKVPAAAAAVKTVQMTETCRDDSEEKSGQLMLKLDYDGVLEAWSEKELPFSDEILGSEAAGADVNARLAQIDLFGDSGIREASVLRYKEKRRTRLFSKKIRYQVRKLNADQRPRMKVSTSTLIRGKNMDGS
- the LOC103845156 gene encoding protein CHLOROPLAST IMPORT APPARATUS 2 isoform X1, translated to MSACLSSGGGGAAAYSFELEKKKSSPPPPPSSSTTTRATSPSSTISESSNSPLAISTRKPRRPRKRPNQTYNEAAALLSTAYPNLFPSSSNNLYSKKKTHPNPHLYGFAAKSPLLSDNDDASELLLESIEEPDFLFLPTIQARSEYFSEQKEVNVNLFEFSDEFDAESILDEETEEGIDSIMGIVESNSGENRGHLISRLEHMMKMNRKGFKFPLGLGLRSALREHNDASWCRFHTVDFEQISPRIQSTVKEEKIESKKSKKKKKKKVPAAAAAVKTVQMTETCRDDSEEKSGQLMLKLDYDGVLEAWSEKELPFSDEILGSEAAGADVNARLAQIDLFGDSGIREASVLRYKEKRRTRLFSKKIRYQVRKLNADQRPRMKGRFVRRPNASPPSGQR
- the LOC103845156 gene encoding protein CHLOROPLAST IMPORT APPARATUS 2 isoform X3; this translates as MSACLSSGGGGAAAYSFELEKKKSSPPPPPSSSTTTRATSPSSTISESSNSPLAISTRKPRRPRKRPNQTYNEAAALLSTAYPNLFPSSSNNLYSKKKTHPNPHLYGFAAKSPLLSDNDDASELLLESIEEPDFLFLPTIQARSEYFSEQKEVNVNLFEFSDEFDAESILDEETEEGIDSIMGIVESNSGENRGHLISRLEHMMKMNRKGFKFPLGLGLRSALREHNDASWCRFHTVDFEQISPRIQSTVKEEKIESKKSKKKKKKKVPAAAAAVKTVQMTETCRDDSEEKSGQLMLKLDYDGVLEAWSEKELPFSDEILGSEAAGADVNISSDRFVRRQWNTRSKRFEVQRETSNSALLQEN